In Carya illinoinensis cultivar Pawnee chromosome 9, C.illinoinensisPawnee_v1, whole genome shotgun sequence, the following are encoded in one genomic region:
- the LOC122275749 gene encoding uncharacterized protein LOC122275749 isoform X1, which translates to MAYRRRHGISRASTFKEEFHHPPDDDHNLPDSSSSSLAAQAIRASAAHRESSLSSAYADSAHHPYPSKSFPAYGDASTKSESKSGFWGVLARKAKAILEDDIMSQQDNVPDRMRAPGYNTSTGGQQSNPAPENFRKMDNPKLRKGLDAITSSLNHIGDTFEKAFEEGRMIVENKTADIIQETRKLQIKRRGDNSEAPNQAPDVNSPWLMQTTQLQIQTKHETQLKASRDVAMATAAKAKLLLRELKTIKADFAFAKERCAQLEEENKLLRENREKGDNRADDDLIRLQLETLLAEKARLAHENSIYARENRFLREIVEYHQLTMQDVVYIDEGIEEVTEVYPGVSKMLSISPPSPTSPPSPSEVPPSVSPPVMKESFPVPMPPQENKDVLGSKVPQSLSTSVSEEDDTKRPSESSS; encoded by the exons ATGGCTTACCGGAGAAGGCACGGCATTTCGAGAGCATCCACCTTCAAGGAAGAGTTTCATCACCCGCCCGACGACGATCATAATTTACCCGATTCATCCTCCTCTTCTCTTGCCGCTCAGGCTATTCGAGCCTCCGCTGCTCATCGAGAATCGTCTCTCTCCTCCGCCTACGCAGACTCTGCTCATCACCCCTATCCTTCCAAg AGCTTTCCTGCCTATGGGGATGCATCAACAAAAAGTGAGTCCAAATCTGGATTTTGGGGTGTTCTGGCTCGAAAAGCTAAAGCAATTCTGGAGGATGATATCATGTCCCAGCAAGATAATGTGCCTGACCGAATGAGAGCGCCGGGCTATAATACCTCAACAGGTGGCCAG CAATCAAATCCAGCACCTGAGAACTTCAGAAAAATGGACAATCCTAAATTACGGAAGGGTTTGGATGCAATCACATCTTCCCTTAATCACATTGGTGACACTTTTGAAAAGGCATTTGAG GAAGGTCGTATGATAGTGGAAAATAAGACAGCAGACATCATCCAAGAAACCCGAAAGCTGCAAATTAAGCGAAGAGGAGACAATTCTGAGGCACCAAATCAGGCGCCTGATGTGAATAGTCCATGGCTCATGCAAACAACACAACTGCAGATCCAAACCAAACATGAAACTCAACTCAAGGCATCTCGCGAC GTTGCAATGGCAACAGCTGCCAAAGCAAAACTACTTCTTCGGGAGCTGAAAACGATTAAAGCAGATTTTGCTTTTGCAAAGGAACGATGTGCTcaacttgaagaagaaaataaactacTTCGAGAGAATCGCGAGAAGGGAGACAACCGTGCAGATGATGACTtg ATCCGCCTTCAATTGGAGACACTTTTGGCTGAGAAGGCACGATTGGCCCATGAGAATTCAATATATGCTCGTGAGAACCGCTTCCTAAGGGAAATTGTTGAATACCACCAACTCACCATGCAGGATGTTGTCTATATAGATGAAGGCATTGAAGAAGTTACAGAAGTTTACCCAGGAGTATCCAAAATGCTCTCCATTTCCCCACCCTCACCTACATCCCCTCCTTCACCATCTGAGGTTCCCCCATCTGTAAGCCCACCGGTAATGAAGGAAAGCTTTCCCGTGCCCATGCCGCCGCAAGAAAATAAGGATGTTCTAGGAAGTAAGGTACCACAGAGTCTGAGTACCTCAGTTTCCGAGGAAGATGATACAAAAAGACCCTCTGAATCTTCTTCCTGA
- the LOC122275749 gene encoding uncharacterized protein LOC122275749 isoform X2 yields the protein MAYRRRHGISRASTFKEEFHHPPDDDHNLPDSSSSSLAAQAIRASAAHRESSLSSAYADSAHHPYPSKSFPAYGDASTKSESKSGFWGVLARKAKAILEDDIMSQQDNVPDRMRAPGYNTSTGGQQSNPAPENFRKMDNPKLRKGLDAITSSLNHIGDTFEKAFEEGRMIVENKTADIIQETRKLQIKRRGDNSEAPNQAPDVNSPWLMQTTQLQIQTKHETQLKASRDVAMATAAKAKLLLRELKTIKADFAFAKERCAQLEEENKLLRENREKGDNRADDDLIRLQLETLLAEKARLAHENSIYARENRFLREIVEYHQLTMQDVVYIDEGIEEVTEVYPGVSKMLSISPPSPTSPPSPSEVPPSVSPPVMKESFPVPMPPQENKDVLGSKEKEEQ from the exons ATGGCTTACCGGAGAAGGCACGGCATTTCGAGAGCATCCACCTTCAAGGAAGAGTTTCATCACCCGCCCGACGACGATCATAATTTACCCGATTCATCCTCCTCTTCTCTTGCCGCTCAGGCTATTCGAGCCTCCGCTGCTCATCGAGAATCGTCTCTCTCCTCCGCCTACGCAGACTCTGCTCATCACCCCTATCCTTCCAAg AGCTTTCCTGCCTATGGGGATGCATCAACAAAAAGTGAGTCCAAATCTGGATTTTGGGGTGTTCTGGCTCGAAAAGCTAAAGCAATTCTGGAGGATGATATCATGTCCCAGCAAGATAATGTGCCTGACCGAATGAGAGCGCCGGGCTATAATACCTCAACAGGTGGCCAG CAATCAAATCCAGCACCTGAGAACTTCAGAAAAATGGACAATCCTAAATTACGGAAGGGTTTGGATGCAATCACATCTTCCCTTAATCACATTGGTGACACTTTTGAAAAGGCATTTGAG GAAGGTCGTATGATAGTGGAAAATAAGACAGCAGACATCATCCAAGAAACCCGAAAGCTGCAAATTAAGCGAAGAGGAGACAATTCTGAGGCACCAAATCAGGCGCCTGATGTGAATAGTCCATGGCTCATGCAAACAACACAACTGCAGATCCAAACCAAACATGAAACTCAACTCAAGGCATCTCGCGAC GTTGCAATGGCAACAGCTGCCAAAGCAAAACTACTTCTTCGGGAGCTGAAAACGATTAAAGCAGATTTTGCTTTTGCAAAGGAACGATGTGCTcaacttgaagaagaaaataaactacTTCGAGAGAATCGCGAGAAGGGAGACAACCGTGCAGATGATGACTtg ATCCGCCTTCAATTGGAGACACTTTTGGCTGAGAAGGCACGATTGGCCCATGAGAATTCAATATATGCTCGTGAGAACCGCTTCCTAAGGGAAATTGTTGAATACCACCAACTCACCATGCAGGATGTTGTCTATATAGATGAAGGCATTGAAGAAGTTACAGAAGTTTACCCAGGAGTATCCAAAATGCTCTCCATTTCCCCACCCTCACCTACATCCCCTCCTTCACCATCTGAGGTTCCCCCATCTGTAAGCCCACCGGTAATGAAGGAAAGCTTTCCCGTGCCCATGCCGCCGCAAGAAAATAAGGATGTTCTAGGAAGTAAG GAGAAAGAGGAGCAATGA